The Trichosurus vulpecula isolate mTriVul1 chromosome 4, mTriVul1.pri, whole genome shotgun sequence genome contains a region encoding:
- the LOC118848644 gene encoding carbonyl reductase [NADPH] 2-like, translated as MQINFSGLRALVTGAGKGIGRDTVKALHDSGAKVVAVSRTKEDLVSLSKEHPGLEPVCLDLGDWEATERALGNIGPIDLLVNNAAVLLPEPFLEVSKEAFDRTINVNLRSVIQVSQMVARGMIARGVSGSIVNVSSIVARAPVANLTSYSSTKGAMDMLTKIMALELGPHQIRVNTVNPTVVLTNMGKQVVAYPELAKSIKERTPLKKFAEVEDVVYSILFLLSDKSAMTNGLGIVVDGGYLAC; from the exons ATGCAGATCAACTTCAGTGGACTCAGGGCCCTGGTGACTGGTGCAGGGAAAG GGATTGGAAGGGATACAGTGAAAGCGCTGCATGATTCGGGGGCCAAGGTGGTAGCTGTGAGCAGAACTAAAGAGGACCTAGTCAGCCTTTCCAAGGAG CATCCAGGATTAGAGCCAGTCTGCTTGGACCTGGGAGATTGGGAGGCCACCGAACGTGCTCTGGGAAACATAGGCCCCATAGACCTATTGGTCAACAATGCAGCTGTACTTCTGCCCGAGCCCTTTTTGGAGGTCTCCAAGGAAGCTTTTGACAG GACCATCAATGTGAACCTTCGATCGGTGATCCAGGTGTCCCAG ATGGTTGCCAGAGGGATGATTGCTCGAGGGGTCTCAGGATCCATTGTCAACGTCTCCAGCATAGTAGCTCGGGCCCCAGTTGCCAACTTGACCAGCTACA gtTCCACAAAAGGTGCAATGGACATGCTGACCAAGATCATGGCTCTGGAGCTTGGGCCACACCAG ATCCGGGTAAATACAGTGAATCCCACAGTGGTCCTCACTAACATGGGGAAACAGGTCGTTGCTTATCCAGAACTTGCTAAAAGCATAAAGGAACGCACTCCCCTGAAGAAGTTtgcag AGGTGGAGGACGTGGTTTACAGCATCCTCTTTCTTCTGAGTGACAAGAGTGCCATGACCAATGGCTTAGGCATCGTGGTTGATGGCGGGTACCTGGCCTGCTAG